A stretch of the Malus sylvestris chromosome 10, drMalSylv7.2, whole genome shotgun sequence genome encodes the following:
- the LOC126584283 gene encoding glycine-rich cell wall structural protein 2-like — translation MGNGGDGSINGGVCYSANNRVWWLACRGNNGDSGNGDGSGIVGGGSCDDNNGGVRLMVLVANGVNIDGGSSSGNGSGSGGCGCGSGCGSGYGECGYGGADGDDFNGDNGGGGIR, via the exons ATGGGCAATGGTGGTGATGGCAGCATCAATGGTGGGGTATGTTACAGTGCCAACAATAGGGTGTGGTGGTTGGCGTGTAGAGGTAACAATGGTGACAGCGGCAACGGTGATGGTAGTGGCATTGTTGGCGGTGGCAGTTGTGATGATAATAATGGTGGTGTAAGATTAATGGTTCTAGTTGCAAATGGTGTCAACATTGATGGTGGGAGCAGTAGTGGTAATGGAAGCGGTAGTGGTGGG TGTGGTTGTGGTAGTGGTTGTGGTAGTGGTTATGGTGAGTGTGGTTATGGTGGTGCTGATGGTGATGATTTTAATGGTGATAATGGCGGTGGTGGTATAAGGTAG